DNA from Sulfurimonas xiamenensis:
TTAAGGAGTGCAGCATCTCCAAATCTTTATTAACGGCTCTTCCGCTTGTAGTGAGGTAGTTTCCTACAACAATAGAGTTTGCTCCATAAGAAAAAATTTCACTCTGTCTATCTTTAAACATCAGCTCACGACCGCCTGCAACCATAATCCTGTCTGCATCCACAATCATATCTCTTGTTAGCTGTATAAGTTTTAATGCTTCATCTGTCGTAAGCGGATTTGGGTTTAATTCTAAAGCTTCATTATGATGGTAGAAGTTTACAGGAACCGATGCCGGATTCAGTGATTTTAACGCTTTTAGCATTGAGATTCTATCTTTATGGCTCTCGCCCAGACCGAAAATACCACCGCTTATAAGAACTAAACCGGCTTTGTTTATATTTTGGCAAGTCTCATATCTCTCATCCCAGGAGTGTGTTGTACAGATTTGAGGATAGAACTCTTTTGAAGTCTCCAGATTATGATTATAGGCTTTTATGCCCGCTTCTTTAAGAATTAACAGCTGTTCTAGAGTTGCTGTTCCATTACATGCGATAAGTCTGAGCTGCGGAAGCTCTTTTGTTAAAATTTTAGCGATGGAACAGACAAACTCAAGAGTTTTACTGCTTAGTCCTTTTTCTGAGGTAACAAGACAAAAACCCAATGCCCCATTTGCATATGCGGCTTTTGCCTCTTGTAAAATCAGCTCCATGTTTTTTTGTTTATAGCGTTCTATATCTGCTTTATAGCGAACGCTTTGAGAACAAAATTTGCAATCCTCATTGCATGTACCGCTGTTTATATTGCAAATGGAACATAAAAATATTTTTTTACTCATTGCTCTCTCTTATATACTTAAAATTCTCTTTTTTTATCTCTTTTTTCTTCTCTTTTGTATATCTCGTTACTATAAATTCACTCTCTTTTATCTCCAGCATTGCCCACTCAGAAAGAGGTTTGTTTCTAGCACAAACCTCTCCGGGGTTTAAAAAGAGCGTATTGTTTGTAAACTCAAAAGCGGCTTTATGCGTGTGGCCAAATATAACAACATCCGCATCGGGCGACATATAAAAAGGGATATGCATAAGTTTAAACTTTGTATCTGCAACTTTAAAGTAGTACGGCTCTTGAACCAGATTAAATCTATTGTGAAAGCTTACCAAATGTGCATCATTATTTCCGTAAACAGCTATATATTTAAGACCGCTGTTATGAAGAAGTTCAAGAGTTTCAACTTCAACTATATCACCGGCATGAACTATAAATTCTGCACCCTCTTTTACTAAAGTATCAATTGCCCGCTGAGCTTTTTTAATTTTAGTGTGGGTATCAGATATAATGCCTATTTTCATGATTCTGCTTACTCTATCTCTTCTGCCGGTGTTCTTTTTTTACACTTGATACACTCGTAAACTTCTTTGCCTCTGTAAACTCTTTTTGCCAAAGCGCCGTCACATCCATCTTCTTTGCATTTTATGGTTGTCGGTTCAAATTTAGAGATAAATTTACAATCAGGGTAGTTTTCACATCCCCAAAAAGGGCCGCGTCTAGAGTTCTTAAGGCTTAGTTTGCCGCCGCACTCCGGACATGGAGTTTCGCTTACTTTTTCTTCAACGCTTATGCTTTTTGTGTTTTTACATTCAGGATAACCGCTGCATGCTAAAAACGGACCGTTTCTTCCGCTTTTTACAACCATCTCTTTGCCGCATTTATCACATATTTCATTGCTTGATTCTGACTCTTTTTTCTCTTTATCCTCTTTTTCGCTTTCAACCTGTTCGGTATATTTACACTTTGGAAAGCCGCTGCATGCGATAAACTCTCCAAATCTTCCAGAGCGAAGCAGCAGCTCCTCTCCGCATTTAGGACAAGCTCTTCCGAGAGGTTTGGCAACTTTTAGCGAGACTATCTTATCTTTGCCCTCTTTTACTTTTTCGATAAAAGGAAAGTAGAAGTCGCTTAAAAGCTTTTGCCAATCATTTTCTCCCTCTGCTACTTTATCAAGCTCCTCTTCCATGTCTGCCGTAAAAGAGACATCTACTATATCTGCAAAGTTTTTTTCCAAAATATCTGTTACGGTAAAAGCCATCTCTGTGGGGATAATCTGCTTTTTTTCGATAGTTACATAGGTTCTGTTGCTAAGAGTTGCAATAGTAGGCGCATAAGTTGATGGGCGTCCGATTCCTTCGCTCTCTAGTTTTTTGATAAGCGCAGCTTCCGAGTAGCGAGCAGGAGGCTCTGTAAAGTGCTGCTCAGGCTTAATGCTTTGCAGCTGTGCAGCGTCTCCCTCTTTGAGAGCCGGTAAAAGCTTATCCTTGTCCTCTGTTCCTAAAAGTGCATAAAAACCATCAAAGATAAGTTTTCTTCCGCTTGCTCTGTACTCATTCTCTTTGCCGCTAAAGATAATGCTCTGCTGTTCAAAAACAGCATCATTCATTTGACATGCCATAAATCTTTCATAAATCAGACGGTAGAGTTTAATCTCATCGGGCTTTAAAAAGCTCTGTGCAGCTTCGGGGGTAAACTCGAGCATAGTAGGGCGAATGGCTTCGTGAGCCTCTTGTGCGCCTTTTGCTTTTTTAGTGTAAACCTTTGGAGTTTTTGGCAGATACTTTTCTCCAAATCTGCTTTTAATTACATCACGAACCGCACTCACTGCTTCAGATGCCAGGTTAAGTGAATCGGTTCTCATATAGGTAATAACACCTGAAGTTCCATCTGGAGTTTTAACACCTTCATAAAGAGCTTGAGCGACCATCATTGTTTTTTTCGGAGTAAATCCGAGTTTGCTTGAAGCAACTTGTTGAAGAGTTGAGGTCATAAATGGCGGAGGAGTCGAACTTTTTCTCTCTTTTGTTTCTATTTTAGAGATTACAAAAGAGTCATTCTTTACACTTTTTACGATAGCATCTGCTCTCTCTTTGTTTGTTATTGATAGTTTTGAGAGCTTTTCTTCATTGTGTGATATAAGATTTGCTTCTATATCTTTTTTAAACAGAGTATCAATTGTCCAGTACTCTTGAGGAACAAAAGCTTTAATCTCTCTTTCGCGGTCAACCACAATCTTAAGTGCTGAGGATTGAACACGACCTGCCGAGAGACCTTTTTGGATTTTGGAACTTAAAAGAGGAGAGAGTTTGTAACCGACCACACGGTCAAGCAGACGGCGCGCCTGCTGTGCATTTACCATATTCATATCAATTTTTCTTGCATTTTGAAGCGCATTGTTGATTGCAGTTTTTGTTATCTCATGAAATACTATTCTAGGAAGTTCTTCGGGGTCCTTTTTTATAGCATGCGCTATATGCCATCCAATAGCTTCTCCCTCGCGGTCCTCATCGGTTGCGATATATATCGTATCACTTTTTTTGGCTAAATCTTTTATCTGTTTTACGGTAGGCATATTCTCTTTTGCAACACTGTAAGCCGGTATAAGATTGTTCTCTTCATCTACGGTAATCCCAAAACGAGACTTTGGAAGATCTCGTATATGACCCTTAGATGCAATAACCTCATAATCTTTGCCTAAAAAGTTTTTTATGGTTTTAGCTTTAGCTGGTGATTCGACAATAATTAAGTTCAATAGTTTTCCTATGCGCTATACATTATATATAGTATTGTGTATTTTAAGTTTGGAAGTTTAGCAAAAAAAGTATAAATAGTGGAAATAAACTCAAAGAGCAGAGAAACTCTTAAGCAAAAAAGTTAAATATCTATTTATAATTTCTTTTTTGAAATCCCAAAATTAAGGCTTCTAATGGTGTATTCGCTTACAACCGCGCCTTTTCTCATAGTAAGTATATGCTCAAGCGCATCAGCTATATCCAGAGTGAGCAGTCTCTCATTCTCTTGAGTGCTGGTCTCAAATCTAAGCTCACTGTAAAAGTTACTTTGAGTCATATCCGGATTTATATTTGTAACACTTAGAGCGCTTTTTCTCGTCTCCTCAAAAAGAGCATCCCCAAATGCTTTTAGCCCGCTTTTTGTGGCACTGTAGAGCGCTGCAAATTTTGAAGAGCGAAGTGCTTCTATGGAGTTGATGTTTATAAGATAGCCGCTGTTTTTTTTCAAATCACGAAGCAGGGCATTTGTAAGGAGCATAGGCGCGGTAAGATTTAGAAAAACCATATCCGTAATGGTTGTGGGGTTTAACTCTTCATGTGGTTCAAACCTCCCAAATCCAGCACAGTTTACCAGTATGGATATATTCTCTTTTGAGAGTTTTTCGCAAATTTGAATTGTTGCAGCCTCATTTGATAAATCTGCTTGAAGAGGAGTGAAATATTCATTTTTAAAATCCTCTTTTTTTATATTTCTGCTTATCCCGATGACTCTGTATCCCAGATGCAGCAATCTTTGTGTTATCTCTTTTCCGATGCCGCTGCTTGCTCCCGTTACAACAACTTTTTTCAAGCTTTCTCCTCTTTAATGATTTTATCGATTATGTCAAAAATCAATTTTTTTGTACCCTCTTTTGTAACTCTGTTTGGCTCAAAATGATCACTTACCACTTTGTAGATATAACGATTTTTTATCTCTTTTGTAGCCGTATAAAAGCCAAATGACTCCATATCCGCTATATCGCAGATATTTTCACTTACTTCTATCTCTTTGCATGTAATAGTATGCGAGATATTTTCATCAAACATATACTTTTTCTCTTTATATACAATGGAGCCTATCTCTAAAAGTTCGCCTATTTTATAGCGTTTGTCCGCACCGCAGATCCCGATATTTATAAAAGTGTCATTATTCGCAGGGGCAAATTTTTCTATAAGTGTTCTTACAGCATTTTTTGTATTTTCAATACCGATTCCACTTACAATAACCTTTAAATTTTCACCGCTAAAAAGTGTGAAATTATCACACTTTGTTTTGCTTAAACGGTATTTATCGACAAATGCCTGTGCTTCAGGTTTTAGCGCGGTTACAATATACAACATGCAATATTGTATCAAAATTTTGCTATTTTAATTTTTTTAGATATAATTCCGTTGCTTCTCTTTAGACCTGTGCAATAGTGTTTTGAGATACTGTGTCAGGGTAGGAATACAGCAGCACACCTTGATTCATTATGTGCCGCAGGTATCTGGGGGGAAGTACTTCAAGCAGACTCCCCAAACTTAACTTTATTTCGCTTTGTAATATTTAAAACTATTTATCGTCTCTGTATTTGGAAATTCCGCATGCCTGATTCAATTTTGGCGGATTGTTTTTTAAATAGTTTAAATCTTCGAGAGTCTGTTTTAAAACTCTTTTTTGTTGCAGCAGCGGCAGCATACGATTGTCTTTCTCATTCATAGGCAGACTCATGTCGGCAAGTATGGCTTCAACCTCTTTGTCTAAATCGTTTAAAGCGTTTGTGATATGTTTTATAGAATTCATAACAGTATCATAACAAAATTTAAAAATATTTGGGTATAATTTCGCTCTCAAAGTACATTTCGTGCTGCAAGAGAATTTTACAAAGGAGTTATCGATGCCAAAGATGAAATCGGTTAAAGGCGCAGTAAAGCGTTTTAAAGTTAAGAAAAATGGCACAATCAAGCGTGGAACAGCGTTTCGCAGCCATATCTTAACAAAACAAGATGCTGATACTCGCCGTAAGCAAAACTCGCCAAAAGTTGTTGCTAAAGTAGATGAGAAAAATATTAAGGCTATGATTAACTAATAACGGTTGATTATTAAATCTCCAGAATTATAATCTGGGCAAGACCACCTAAGATGTGGCACCTTGAACACAAGATAGTGTCTGGGTAAAGAAAAAAAGGAATTAAAATGCCAAGAGTAAAAACAGGTGTTGTTCGTAGAAGAAGACACAAAAAAATATTAAAACTTGCAAAAGGTTTTTATAGCGGTCGTCGTAAACACTTCCGTAAAGCAAAAGAGCAGTTAGAGCGCTCAATGATGTATTCATTCCGTGACCGCAAGCAGAAAAAGCGTGATTTCCGTAAACTATGGATTATCCGTATCAATGCAGCATGTCGTCTTAACGGTATGAATTATTCATCATTTATGAATGGTATCAAAAAATCTGGCATCGAGCTTGATCGTAAAATTCTTGCTGATATGGCTATGAATGACGCAGCAGCATTTAGTGCAGTTGTAGAGTCAGCAAAGTCAGCATTAAACAAATAAGTTTGAAAGTGTAACTTTTGTTACACTTCATTCTTCCTCTTTATCAATTTTATCAAAATCAGAAATATTGCGTAACCACTCTTTAATCTTTTTCTCATAACCTATATCTTTTAATTTAACAAAATTAAGTGCTCGAGAGAGATATTTTTGTTTTACATATCCGCCAAAGTCATGAGGATAGAGATACCCCTCATTTTGCTGAGTTATATTTTTTGGAATATCCAAAATCACCCCGTTTTTTACAGCATTTAGCGCTTCATTTATCGCCAAATAAGCGGAGTTTGATTTTGGTGAAGATGCCAGATAGATAACGCATTGCGCCAATATTATTCTTGCTTCGGGATAGCCTATCTTTGAGACGCTTGTCATGGCAGAAGTAGCAAGAGTGAGTGCTTGGGGATTTGCATTTCCTATATCTTCGCTTGCAAGTATTACAAGGCGTCTTGCAATAAAATCGGCACTCTCTCCCCCTTCAATTAAGCGAGCCAGATAGTAGATGGCGGCATTCATGTCTGAACCTCTTATCGACTTAATCATCGCACTTGCGAGGTCATAGTGCACACCAGCTTCACTGCTTCCGGCACTCAGCGCATTTGGTCGGAGAGATTTTAAGATACCCAGTGTTATATGCGAGTCTATATTTGAAGCAAATTCCAGAAGTTTTAACATCGCTCTTGCATCGCCGCCGCTGCTTTTTACCAAGTACTCCGCCGCATCTTCGTCGCATAGTAGAGAAGCGCCTGAGATTGCTTTTTGCAGCAGTTCCTCAAGTGCTTTGTTGGTTATATGGTAGAGTTCAAAGAGCATTGAACGGGAGCGGATTGCAGAGGTAAGCGAAAAGAATGGATTTTCTGTAGAAGCACCGATAATCAAAACAGAGTTATTCTCCATAACCGGAAGCAGAACTTCCTGCTGATTTTTGGCTAAGCGGTGCACTTCGTCTATAAAAAGAAGAGGTTTTTGCAGCGTGTTTTTATACTGCTCGAAAATCTTTCTTAACTGCTCGATTTTTATGCTTGTTGCATTAAATTCATAGAATGGAAGCTCCATTTTTTTGGCAATAATTCTTGCAATAGAGGTTTTTCCGCATCCTGCAGGTCCAAAAAAGAAGCTGTGTCCAAGAACATTTTTTTCACACAGTACTCTTAAAGGCGCATTTTTAGCGCTTAAGTGCTCCTGACCGACTATATCATCGAAAAATTGCGGGCGTAAAAGATGCGTAAAATCAGCCAATTTTATCTCTTCTTTTGAGCGGGTTTATTCTCTTTAAAAGTTGTTTTTTTTTCACTTTTGAAACTTCTCTTTTCGTTATTCTCTTTTAGTGCTGATTTTTTCTCATCTTTTAGAAATTTTGCTAAAGCGGAGTATTCGCTGCGGCTTAAAAATCGTACTTTGCCTTCAGGGAGATTGTTGAGTTCAATCTCTGCAAAACTGATTCTTTTAAGATCGACTATTTCTGCTCCAAAGTGTGCAAAAAATCTTCTGAGTTCACGGTTTTTTCCCTCACTGAGTGCCACTTTTAAAATGGAGTAGTTCGGCTGATTTTTTTGGACTTTATAGCCTATAAAAGGTTTGAACTCCATCTCTTTTATTTTTGAGTGGGAGTGACCGCCCGCAGATGCATCATCAAGTGTCATTCCCTTAAGCATAGCATCTTCCATATCCGGAGTCACTTCGCCTTTTATCTTAATCTTGTAGATCCTCTCCAGATTTGACTCCATAAGAGCAGATGCAACCCTTGAGGCATCGGTTAGAAGCAGTAAACCCTCAGATGCATAATCAAGTCTTCCTACGGGGACATAATGTTTATACTCTTTGCTTAAAGTGTCATATATGGTTCTTCTGCCTTTAGGGTCGCTCTTTGTTACAAGTTCACCTTTGGGTTTGTTGTAAACAATAACAGTATATTTGTCTCTTGGGCTGACCTGTTTGCCGCTTATATAAACGATATTGACACCTTCTTGGATTTGGGTTGCAGGGTTGGTTTGAATCTCTCCGTCAACTCTGACATAACCGTCTTGTATTGCTTTGTCGGCTTCTCTTCTTGAGTAGCTTGAGTGGTGTGCGATGTATTTGTTTAATCTCACGATATACCTTTTTCTATCAAAGTATGGATATGAAGCACGCCAGTTACTTTCTTCTCTTTATCTGTTACAACTAAAAGCTGTATCTTCATCTCTTCTATTATTACAAGTGCTTCGCTTGCAAGCATATTTTCATTATCTATTGCTTTTGGATTGAGGGTGGCATATTTTAAAACATTGTCTTCGAGTGAAAAGTTATTACTCATCAATGCTCTTCGAATATCGCCGTCACTTACAAGAGCTAAAAGTCTGCCAAGCTCATCTGTAATCAAAACCGTTCCGATTCTGCCCTCGCTAATCTTTACAATCGCATCTTTTACTTTTGTATCTGCACTGATGATTGGCAGATCTTTTGTTCGCATAAGGTCTTTGACTTTTACAAACAGCTGTTTTCCCAAAGCTCCGCCGGGGTGAAAAGAAGCAAAATCACTTTTTTTAAAATCTCTTGCTTTCATAAGACAAACTGCAAGAGCATCGCCGAGTGCGAGAGTAAGCGTTGTTGAACTTGTAGGCGCTATATTTAAGGGACATGCCTCTTTTTCCACTACAACATCTATAACCAAATCGCTGTATTTGCCAAGTGTAGAATTTCTGTCTCTTGTCATGCCTATAAGCGGAGTGTCAAATCTTTTGATGTGCGGAAGTATGGAGCTTAACTCCTCACTTTCGCCGCTGTAACTGATGGCGATAACAACATCATTTTGACTTATCATTCCCAAATCACCGTGAAGCGCTTCTGTGGGGTGCAGAAAAAAGCTCGGAGTTCCTGTAGAAGCAAAGGTTGCAGCCATTTTTGCTCCGATAAGTCCCGATTTGCCAACTCCCGTGACAATAAGTTTGCCCTTGCATGCAAGGATAACTTCAACTGCTTTGTCAAAAACATCATCTATGTTTTGAGCGCTGTTTAAGAGCGTTTGGGCTTCAATTTGTAAAGTTTCTTGTGCTATTTGTTTGTAATTCATAATGCAATTATACCCTTTTTGGGTATAAATTGCATGAGAGATTTAGTTAATGTCAGGCTTTGGAGTTTTAGAAGTTGAAACCGGTAGTTGAGGTAGAACTACATCAGCTTTTCTGCCGTCAAGTGCTTTTAAGAACTCTTCGATTGAAGCAGCCTCTTTGTCATTGATAGAAGCACCAAGCTGGATACGCCCCATCTCGATGATAGCATCTTTTAAATCCCAAATTTGACCATTGTGATAGTATGGAGCAGTTTGCGTGATATTTCTGAGAGTAGGCACTTTTACCATACCGTTTGCATCACCTTTAAAGTCACCAACATTTTGGTATTTATACTCTCCTGTAATATTAAAAGCATTCATTTCACCGCCAAGAGCGATACCGTTGTGACATGTAGCACACCCTTTGTCTATAAATGTTTTAAGACCATCTTTCTGAGCTTTTGTCAGAGCATTTTCATCTCCGTTTAAGTAGTCATCAAATGCAGAAGGGGTAACAAGTGTTCTCTCAAAAGTTGCGATTGTATCAGCTACTTTTTCAAATGTTATTTTTACATCTTTGCCATACGCGCCTTTAAACTCTGCCACATATTCAGGCATTGAAGCAACTACCGCTTCGACATGTTCCGGCAGTGCAGCCATCTCTGGAGCAGCCTGCATAGGACCTTGAGCCTGTGCCTCTAGGTGAGGATCGCGTCCATCCCAAAACTGAGAGCTAAAAAAGACAGAGTTGTAAACAGTCGGTGAATTTAAATGGTGCGGATTTGCTGTCCATTTGTGACCTATTGCAGCAGGGATTCCATCATCTCCGCCTTCGCTGAGGTTATGACAGCTGTTGCAGCTTATAAAACCGCTTTTTGAGAGTCTAGGATCAAAATATAGTTTTTTTCCAAGTTCAATTTTTTCAGCTGTTATAGGATTTTTTGGATTGTCAGTTAACTTTAAGAGCTCTTGTTTGTCAGTAGGAATGGGTATTAGACCAGCATTTTTTGCATCAGTCATCAAGCTAGAAGCTAAGAGTGATGAAGCCGTGAAAGCTAAAGTCAAAATAGTTTTAGTATACATAATATGTCCTTTTTAAAAATTGTCACAAATCTTACTTTCTTTTAACTTAATGCAATATTATTTATTTGCACTTTATGTAGCATATCCAAATAAACTTATTTTATTTATTAGAGATAAGTTATAATAGTCACAAAAACTTTACTGGGGGAACAAAATGAGAGATAAATTAGGAAAATATGTAAGCAGTATAAACACATTGAAGATGGAAGAGAGAGTGATGTATTTCAATACGCTTATTTTAGCAGAAGAGGGTGCCGGTAAAACCAATCTCGCATGTAGAATAAGAAACTATATCATTGATAGCAATGTCGCAACTCTCTATCTTGATTTTTCCAACTCTGATATAGATGATATAGAATTAAGATATAAAGATGAGTATTTTAACTATATACGATTTGATGAAAGCGATGCATTTTTAGAAGAGTTCAATAAGCTTATAGATGAAAAAAAACATATATATATGGCAGTTGATCCGGCTTACTTTTCAAATAAAAGAGATATAAAAAGCAAGTTGACTGAAACGCTTCAAATACAAGGGCTTTTGGATAACTACTACTACTTTTTTCATGATATTGAAAATTTAAATGGTTTTTATACAAAATTTGAGGATTTTTTACTCTATATGCTTAACTTTTTAAATATGAAAAAGTATGGATTGACTTTCCTGGCACAGCCTCACTGCACTTTTGAAAATCCGCAAATAAAACTGCTCTTTACATTTCTTTATCTTGGAAAATGCTCTAATTTTGAGTATTTCAATACTGCAAATTTAAAAAAATTGCCAAAAAACAGATTTTTTTATCAGTATAGAACAGACTACCGTACTCTTTTATTTAATGATATAAAAAGCAATATAGTCGAAATAGATGAGTATATGATTGAAGAGTAATTATGCAAAAACTTTTTGATGAAGTGGCATCTCTGGACAGGAGATGCTATGAGGAATTTTTTTTAAGCGAAGATATATTGATGGAACATGCGGCAAGTGGCATGGCTGAGTATATTCGTAACAATTTTGCAAAAAATTCAAAAATTATTGTTGTATGCGGAAGCGGCAATAATGGAGCTGACGGGATTGCCCTTGCAAGGCTTTTGCATGGAGATTTTGACACTTCTCTTTTTTATGCAAAAGAGCCATCTTCAAAAATGGCGCTTCTACAGGCAAAGCGCGCGCAAAGCGTAGGAGTAAAAGAGTCTAAAGAGCTTAAAGATTGTGATGTTTTAGTAGATGCAATAGTCGGAACTGGTTTTAGCGGAGAGTTTAGCGAAGAGCTGAAAAATCTTATAAACAAAATGAACTCTTTAGTTGCTTTTAAAATTGCATGTGATGTTCCTTCTGGTTATAAATTTATTGCAGATGTGACTTTGACAATGGGTGCTTTAAAAAAGAGAATGTTTTTGGATGAGGTAAAAGAGAGCGTCGGGGAGATAAAAGTTTTAGATCTGGGCATCAGTAGAGATATATATGAAAAAGAGAGTAACTGGAGTGTGCTCGATTTGGATGATTTAAAACTCCCAAACAGAGTAAAAAAAGATTCTCACAAAGGCTCTTACGGTCATTTGGCGGTAGTCTCGGGAGAAATGTGCGGAGCCGGCATAATGAGTGCTCTCTCTGCTCTTAGATTTGGAAGCGGACTTGTAACGCTTGTCGGATTTGAAAAAATAGAGATACCTCACTGTTTGATGTATTCGCATAAACTGCCGAAAAATGCAACAGCTTTGGCGATAGGAATGGGACTGGGAGCTGAGTTTAGTACTTTGGAGCTGGAGAAGTTTCTGCATAACACACTGCCAGTTATCGCAGATGCGGATATTTTTTATATGCAGACAATTTTAGAAATTTTAAAAAGAGAAAGAGTAGTGCTTACTCCACATGCCAAAGAGTTTGTTTCACTCTTAAAAATAACTAATCTTGCAGATATAACAATACAAGAGGTACAAAAAAATCGTTTTAAATATGTTGAAGAATTTTGTAAAATGTTTCCAAATGTAACACTTCTTTTAAAAGGTGCAAATGTCATAATAGCAAAAGGGAGTGAGTTTTAT
Protein-coding regions in this window:
- a CDS encoding biotin synthase, with product MSKKIFLCSICNINSGTCNEDCKFCSQSVRYKADIERYKQKNMELILQEAKAAYANGALGFCLVTSEKGLSSKTLEFVCSIAKILTKELPQLRLIACNGTATLEQLLILKEAGIKAYNHNLETSKEFYPQICTTHSWDERYETCQNINKAGLVLISGGIFGLGESHKDRISMLKALKSLNPASVPVNFYHHNEALELNPNPLTTDEALKLIQLTRDMIVDADRIMVAGGRELMFKDRQSEIFSYGANSIVVGNYLTTSGRAVNKDLEMLHSLNLEVAKSVK
- a CDS encoding metallophosphoesterase family protein; protein product: MKIGIISDTHTKIKKAQRAIDTLVKEGAEFIVHAGDIVEVETLELLHNSGLKYIAVYGNNDAHLVSFHNRFNLVQEPYYFKVADTKFKLMHIPFYMSPDADVVIFGHTHKAAFEFTNNTLFLNPGEVCARNKPLSEWAMLEIKESEFIVTRYTKEKKKEIKKENFKYIRESNE
- the topA gene encoding type I DNA topoisomerase encodes the protein MNLIIVESPAKAKTIKNFLGKDYEVIASKGHIRDLPKSRFGITVDEENNLIPAYSVAKENMPTVKQIKDLAKKSDTIYIATDEDREGEAIGWHIAHAIKKDPEELPRIVFHEITKTAINNALQNARKIDMNMVNAQQARRLLDRVVGYKLSPLLSSKIQKGLSAGRVQSSALKIVVDREREIKAFVPQEYWTIDTLFKKDIEANLISHNEEKLSKLSITNKERADAIVKSVKNDSFVISKIETKERKSSTPPPFMTSTLQQVASSKLGFTPKKTMMVAQALYEGVKTPDGTSGVITYMRTDSLNLASEAVSAVRDVIKSRFGEKYLPKTPKVYTKKAKGAQEAHEAIRPTMLEFTPEAAQSFLKPDEIKLYRLIYERFMACQMNDAVFEQQSIIFSGKENEYRASGRKLIFDGFYALLGTEDKDKLLPALKEGDAAQLQSIKPEQHFTEPPARYSEAALIKKLESEGIGRPSTYAPTIATLSNRTYVTIEKKQIIPTEMAFTVTDILEKNFADIVDVSFTADMEEELDKVAEGENDWQKLLSDFYFPFIEKVKEGKDKIVSLKVAKPLGRACPKCGEELLLRSGRFGEFIACSGFPKCKYTEQVESEKEDKEKKESESSNEICDKCGKEMVVKSGRNGPFLACSGYPECKNTKSISVEEKVSETPCPECGGKLSLKNSRRGPFWGCENYPDCKFISKFEPTTIKCKEDGCDGALAKRVYRGKEVYECIKCKKRTPAEEIE
- a CDS encoding SDR family oxidoreductase — translated: MKKVVVTGASSGIGKEITQRLLHLGYRVIGISRNIKKEDFKNEYFTPLQADLSNEAATIQICEKLSKENISILVNCAGFGRFEPHEELNPTTITDMVFLNLTAPMLLTNALLRDLKKNSGYLININSIEALRSSKFAALYSATKSGLKAFGDALFEETRKSALSVTNINPDMTQSNFYSELRFETSTQENERLLTLDIADALEHILTMRKGAVVSEYTIRSLNFGISKKKL
- the rpmI gene encoding 50S ribosomal protein L35, whose amino-acid sequence is MPKMKSVKGAVKRFKVKKNGTIKRGTAFRSHILTKQDADTRRKQNSPKVVAKVDEKNIKAMIN
- the rplT gene encoding 50S ribosomal protein L20; amino-acid sequence: MPRVKTGVVRRRRHKKILKLAKGFYSGRRKHFRKAKEQLERSMMYSFRDRKQKKRDFRKLWIIRINAACRLNGMNYSSFMNGIKKSGIELDRKILADMAMNDAAAFSAVVESAKSALNK
- a CDS encoding replication-associated recombination protein A, coding for MADFTHLLRPQFFDDIVGQEHLSAKNAPLRVLCEKNVLGHSFFFGPAGCGKTSIARIIAKKMELPFYEFNATSIKIEQLRKIFEQYKNTLQKPLLFIDEVHRLAKNQQEVLLPVMENNSVLIIGASTENPFFSLTSAIRSRSMLFELYHITNKALEELLQKAISGASLLCDEDAAEYLVKSSGGDARAMLKLLEFASNIDSHITLGILKSLRPNALSAGSSEAGVHYDLASAMIKSIRGSDMNAAIYYLARLIEGGESADFIARRLVILASEDIGNANPQALTLATSAMTSVSKIGYPEARIILAQCVIYLASSPKSNSAYLAINEALNAVKNGVILDIPKNITQQNEGYLYPHDFGGYVKQKYLSRALNFVKLKDIGYEKKIKEWLRNISDFDKIDKEEE
- a CDS encoding pseudouridine synthase; this translates as MRLNKYIAHHSSYSRREADKAIQDGYVRVDGEIQTNPATQIQEGVNIVYISGKQVSPRDKYTVIVYNKPKGELVTKSDPKGRRTIYDTLSKEYKHYVPVGRLDYASEGLLLLTDASRVASALMESNLERIYKIKIKGEVTPDMEDAMLKGMTLDDASAGGHSHSKIKEMEFKPFIGYKVQKNQPNYSILKVALSEGKNRELRRFFAHFGAEIVDLKRISFAEIELNNLPEGKVRFLSRSEYSALAKFLKDEKKSALKENNEKRSFKSEKKTTFKENKPAQKKR
- a CDS encoding KpsF/GutQ family sugar-phosphate isomerase gives rise to the protein MNYKQIAQETLQIEAQTLLNSAQNIDDVFDKAVEVILACKGKLIVTGVGKSGLIGAKMAATFASTGTPSFFLHPTEALHGDLGMISQNDVVIAISYSGESEELSSILPHIKRFDTPLIGMTRDRNSTLGKYSDLVIDVVVEKEACPLNIAPTSSTTLTLALGDALAVCLMKARDFKKSDFASFHPGGALGKQLFVKVKDLMRTKDLPIISADTKVKDAIVKISEGRIGTVLITDELGRLLALVSDGDIRRALMSNNFSLEDNVLKYATLNPKAIDNENMLASEALVIIEEMKIQLLVVTDKEKKVTGVLHIHTLIEKGIS
- a CDS encoding cytochrome-c peroxidase, which produces MYTKTILTLAFTASSLLASSLMTDAKNAGLIPIPTDKQELLKLTDNPKNPITAEKIELGKKLYFDPRLSKSGFISCNSCHNLSEGGDDGIPAAIGHKWTANPHHLNSPTVYNSVFFSSQFWDGRDPHLEAQAQGPMQAAPEMAALPEHVEAVVASMPEYVAEFKGAYGKDVKITFEKVADTIATFERTLVTPSAFDDYLNGDENALTKAQKDGLKTFIDKGCATCHNGIALGGEMNAFNITGEYKYQNVGDFKGDANGMVKVPTLRNITQTAPYYHNGQIWDLKDAIIEMGRIQLGASINDKEAASIEEFLKALDGRKADVVLPQLPVSTSKTPKPDIN